A region from the uncultured Fibrobacter sp. genome encodes:
- a CDS encoding polysaccharide deacetylase family protein: MYKNNPVAAIFALVCLCFAFVWAGPVKTVPWNGYVGAVSFTFDDALKNQIDNLKPILEELSSVKVTFFVTNMSNGLQGNAAGFAALANAGHEIGNHTQSHGHMTGQSESELNSEIVDFAGTIEKTLESAGAKVKVVSFAAPFCETNESVQKIIAKRHFNNRNCGWHGRNMWETQPEMFNIQAKIWTRSGATLPEMLSAMDTAAFIGDFSGANPWDVQVTGGSWLVVLNHGVTDDTGDDYSINPGDIKKIMQRAIENKLWTASFGTVSAYYRAHFVIDAAESVAADDGFTVSWKIPDEHMPEKVLLRVKIDTQGVGEDAVVEQGGVVIAPESDGTFVVDFMATSLKVRKARAGEVGGGDKPDSTVTADSTAASDTASAADTSAVGDSSGTVGIVLAPSVPGVTSASYAVFDLNGNCLGTSNGFVVPDRMPKGVYIVRATAAGAAPVVKVVRK, encoded by the coding sequence ATGTACAAGAATAATCCGGTTGCCGCGATTTTTGCGCTGGTGTGCCTTTGTTTCGCTTTCGTTTGGGCCGGTCCGGTCAAGACGGTGCCTTGGAACGGCTACGTGGGGGCGGTGAGTTTTACTTTCGACGATGCGCTCAAGAACCAGATAGACAACCTGAAACCCATCCTCGAAGAACTTTCTAGTGTTAAAGTGACTTTTTTTGTCACTAACATGAGCAATGGGCTGCAAGGGAATGCGGCCGGTTTTGCGGCTCTGGCCAACGCGGGTCACGAAATCGGGAACCACACGCAGTCGCATGGCCACATGACGGGGCAGAGCGAGTCGGAACTGAACAGCGAAATCGTGGATTTTGCAGGGACTATCGAAAAAACGCTCGAATCGGCCGGGGCGAAGGTCAAAGTGGTGTCTTTTGCGGCCCCGTTCTGCGAAACAAACGAATCTGTACAGAAAATTATTGCCAAACGCCACTTCAACAATCGCAACTGTGGCTGGCACGGGCGCAACATGTGGGAAACGCAACCCGAGATGTTCAATATCCAGGCAAAGATTTGGACGCGCTCCGGGGCAACCTTGCCCGAAATGCTTTCGGCGATGGACACGGCGGCCTTTATCGGCGATTTTAGTGGCGCAAATCCGTGGGATGTTCAGGTGACGGGCGGCTCCTGGCTTGTGGTGCTGAACCACGGCGTCACCGACGATACGGGGGACGATTACTCCATCAATCCTGGCGATATCAAGAAAATTATGCAACGCGCCATTGAAAACAAACTCTGGACGGCGAGTTTTGGTACGGTTTCGGCCTACTACCGGGCGCATTTCGTCATCGATGCGGCAGAATCGGTCGCGGCAGATGACGGGTTTACGGTCAGTTGGAAAATCCCAGACGAGCACATGCCCGAGAAGGTGCTGCTGCGCGTGAAAATCGATACGCAAGGTGTCGGGGAAGACGCCGTCGTGGAACAGGGCGGCGTCGTTATCGCTCCGGAGTCCGACGGGACGTTTGTGGTAGACTTCATGGCGACTAGCCTCAAGGTGCGGAAGGCACGGGCGGGGGAGGTTGGCGGCGGGGATAAACCCGATTCGACGGTTACGGCGGATTCGACGGCTGCGTCGGATACGGCGTCGGCCGCGGACACGTCGGCCGTGGGAGATTCGTCGGGGACAGTGGGAATTGTTCTGGCCCCGTCGGTGCCTGGCGTTACTTCTGCAAGCTATGCGGTTTTTGACTTGAACGGCAACTGCCTTGGCACGTCGAACGGGTTCGTCGTGCCAGACCGTATGCCCAAGGGCGTGTACATTGTCCGTGCGACGGCTGCTGGCGCTGCCCCGGTGGTGAAAGTTGTCCGCAAGTGA
- a CDS encoding VWA domain-containing protein, which produces MLAFIAVTASATVTIEGDTTRYNASAGDTLSIAARKKLNVGENFVKWELVSGAGVFTDETADSSGFILASNDATIKMVTQTLPIYELTDQPTKFIFYKNSVKITAASLYGIRVKYKANEGGLYALVYKTSQPTSVLYFAGDSTFTKSTTKENCIYTNSREVKCIFSAQPNSSNYYCNALAYYPNHDMKDSNFLWVLKANTVTTSFSGNGAAYVDSSSRAVLSNSRIIELDTTRIYAVADSNNIFDHWEVTSGTCSILDSKKDTTKIYDVKTDCKIKAVFNPGPIYTITNVPVGYNFADNLYAKRVTSGHIGVRFTFTAPSAGSYTFVASNDFLSDSLYYFRYTSTDYKTISYSKKFRGTLSETVTLTQGQVVSIIVGRPNKKENPFYISYATQAYSIALRSDGNGKVTPDSGYATAFAGAKYTIAAEASDGYRFSDWQIVAGTPVIEDAEAPNTYITTSANAELKARFKQSSVYPLTKAKQTFNFQKNYYRESTHSTIRFSWTPPDTATYLVSFEPIDPIGGIFSDYGTDSTFAKAQSTSAVSGITSFTVKGAAGVPLYLTLRDSANNIPNKSFKAWISTPYVLNVLTAKEGSVNPAGKVYTAPGVETILTAWPYGGYRFKSWVNTEGDMTISSPKNSRTSVTLIDSLCSVKATFTNDESAEPLLNISKLDISNYPEVCAQISITDKNSGHSFYGLVSEDFTLTQDGKAIQPQVTSINNVTGVSVVIVVDESTSMLTNNRMEKAKDAIRAFINDMGPYDRTSIVGFKGAFKVQVDSATKDSVLVDSTVVHQTMTSNRSSLLQAVDSIKGDGKMTNIITGTIVGLEQIVNETNATVVIVFSDGDNNSGSRDIRGTIEQANTKKTPIYSIALESDSKYPLANLAEGTGGTFSLASDASELAGLYAGIRDNVLSQYVVCYQTPDTVQNGETHDIILSTKFNKITTKDSAQWSEKSIPPSITLTEKTWELIKNSQESNNPLTISAYIRTQVGISYANLYMRTAGTTDIFTIFALQNVHDSLWEFTVPANLVIAPGLEFYIIAGDNLGQTGKTPKIQNPSKEPYTIFVDNDIPTIEPISIACEDSTTDIKSFIFNIKDSDGIDSVVLYFRDSKMIFFQEVALAYSAKKDYWIVEFPANIRDFDRLDYYVRVTDARGTSVRNPSERTLSTDACRIHYVANDTTIADTTLEDTITPSPRDSIVYSLIADTAEIYDKDLDGHADYVRIHFKEERDDNISSIDSVFWNSNRGEWRFVPEGMIKKNRTDGKWFEGYINTPYKYGLTKADSVRKPFLGFTTIHSDKMEYVMLTDKVGAVPTKATKNPGKMGLTEYMDPKTDTPPDTLIVRLSEPVTNIGDENAWEKIFRYSTSCKDTASQPISLKHAPQIRDNGQQWVLILDGYNINAGFCLFTDPEAPYEDLVGNALGRGGIEIEGKDGMFYLDEVKPVKVISGIGKNQEWIPPEGSDWEALPDSISAISVKAKSPYTAEVYIFDGIATYVTHFEQKFGYNGEMEDPKRGNANEAAKLGFLHWNQRSEKGRKVGTGIYIWKIFFKFEDGHKETRTVKTGVYRKNQKKGH; this is translated from the coding sequence TTGCTTGCTTTTATTGCGGTTACCGCCTCTGCGACGGTTACAATAGAAGGGGATACAACGCGCTACAACGCCTCCGCCGGCGATACGCTCTCCATTGCCGCCAGGAAAAAACTCAACGTAGGTGAAAACTTCGTCAAATGGGAGCTCGTCTCTGGAGCGGGAGTATTCACCGATGAAACCGCAGATTCCTCTGGATTTATCCTGGCTTCGAACGACGCGACAATCAAGATGGTCACCCAGACCCTCCCTATTTACGAACTTACCGACCAGCCGACAAAATTCATTTTTTACAAGAACAGCGTCAAGATTACCGCAGCCTCGCTATATGGCATTCGGGTAAAATACAAAGCCAACGAAGGTGGGCTATATGCACTTGTCTACAAAACGAGCCAGCCCACTTCGGTCCTTTATTTCGCCGGGGATTCCACTTTTACCAAAAGCACCACTAAAGAAAACTGCATTTATACGAACTCAAGAGAAGTGAAGTGCATTTTCAGTGCGCAGCCCAACAGCAGCAATTACTACTGCAACGCTCTCGCCTATTACCCCAATCACGACATGAAGGATTCAAACTTCCTTTGGGTTCTTAAGGCAAACACCGTAACAACGTCTTTCTCAGGGAACGGAGCGGCTTACGTCGATTCGTCTAGCCGAGCCGTTTTATCGAACAGCCGAATTATAGAACTCGACACGACCAGAATTTACGCCGTCGCAGATTCGAACAATATTTTTGACCACTGGGAAGTCACTTCGGGCACATGCTCTATTTTGGACAGCAAGAAGGATACAACAAAAATTTATGACGTAAAGACCGACTGCAAAATAAAGGCCGTATTCAATCCGGGCCCGATTTACACGATCACCAATGTTCCTGTCGGTTACAACTTTGCAGACAACTTGTACGCAAAGCGTGTCACCAGCGGGCATATCGGAGTCCGGTTCACTTTTACAGCGCCCAGCGCCGGTTCTTACACCTTTGTCGCATCGAACGATTTTTTGAGCGATTCCTTATATTACTTCCGGTACACGAGCACCGATTACAAGACGATTTCTTATTCCAAGAAATTCCGCGGGACATTAAGCGAAACTGTGACGCTCACACAAGGGCAGGTCGTATCTATCATCGTCGGCAGACCCAATAAAAAAGAAAACCCGTTCTATATCAGCTACGCCACGCAAGCGTACAGCATCGCTCTCCGCTCTGACGGGAACGGGAAGGTGACTCCGGACAGCGGGTACGCAACAGCCTTCGCCGGAGCAAAGTACACCATCGCCGCAGAGGCAAGCGACGGTTACCGTTTTTCTGATTGGCAAATCGTAGCAGGCACCCCTGTAATCGAAGACGCCGAAGCCCCAAACACGTATATCACGACATCGGCCAATGCCGAACTGAAAGCAAGGTTCAAACAGAGCTCCGTGTACCCGCTCACCAAGGCAAAGCAGACTTTCAACTTCCAGAAAAACTACTACAGAGAATCGACTCATTCAACAATCCGTTTCAGCTGGACTCCTCCCGATACTGCCACCTACCTAGTCAGTTTTGAGCCCATCGACCCAATCGGCGGCATTTTCAGCGATTACGGAACAGACTCGACGTTTGCAAAAGCACAATCCACAAGCGCAGTCAGCGGCATCACAAGTTTCACCGTGAAAGGCGCAGCCGGCGTCCCCCTTTATTTGACACTCCGGGATAGCGCCAACAACATCCCGAACAAGTCGTTCAAAGCCTGGATTTCGACGCCATACGTGTTGAACGTATTGACCGCCAAAGAAGGCTCCGTAAACCCGGCTGGCAAGGTGTACACCGCTCCGGGAGTCGAAACGATTCTCACCGCATGGCCCTACGGTGGATATAGGTTCAAATCCTGGGTGAACACCGAAGGCGACATGACAATTTCTTCCCCGAAGAATTCCAGAACGTCCGTGACCTTAATCGACTCGCTCTGTTCTGTAAAAGCCACCTTCACGAACGACGAATCGGCAGAACCTTTGCTAAACATTTCCAAGCTGGACATTAGCAACTACCCCGAAGTCTGCGCACAAATCTCTATTACAGACAAGAATTCCGGCCATTCCTTTTACGGGCTTGTTTCCGAAGATTTCACATTGACTCAAGATGGTAAAGCCATTCAGCCCCAAGTGACCAGTATAAACAACGTTACGGGCGTTTCTGTTGTGATTGTCGTCGACGAGAGCACCTCGATGCTAACGAACAACCGCATGGAAAAAGCAAAAGATGCCATTCGAGCCTTTATCAACGACATGGGCCCCTACGACAGGACATCTATTGTAGGGTTCAAGGGCGCTTTCAAGGTACAAGTGGATTCTGCCACAAAAGATTCTGTCTTAGTCGATTCCACCGTAGTCCACCAGACCATGACATCGAACAGGAGTTCATTGCTCCAGGCTGTCGATTCAATCAAGGGCGATGGCAAAATGACGAACATCATCACGGGAACCATCGTCGGTTTGGAACAAATCGTGAACGAGACCAACGCAACCGTGGTCATTGTCTTCTCCGATGGCGACAACAACAGCGGTTCGAGAGACATAAGAGGCACAATCGAACAAGCCAATACGAAAAAGACGCCCATCTATTCCATTGCGCTCGAGAGCGACAGCAAATACCCGCTGGCGAATTTGGCCGAAGGCACAGGCGGCACATTCTCGCTTGCAAGCGACGCTAGCGAACTGGCCGGTCTCTACGCCGGTATCCGCGACAACGTTTTGTCCCAATACGTAGTCTGCTACCAGACTCCCGACACAGTCCAGAACGGCGAAACGCACGACATTATCCTCAGCACAAAATTCAACAAAATCACTACGAAAGATTCGGCCCAATGGAGCGAAAAATCCATCCCACCGTCGATTACCCTTACCGAAAAAACGTGGGAACTTATCAAAAATTCCCAGGAATCCAATAACCCGCTCACCATCAGCGCCTACATAAGGACACAAGTCGGCATCAGTTACGCAAACCTGTATATGCGTACCGCCGGCACGACGGACATCTTTACGATATTTGCCCTGCAAAATGTACACGACAGCCTTTGGGAATTTACGGTTCCTGCAAACCTCGTCATTGCACCCGGCCTGGAGTTCTACATTATCGCGGGCGACAACCTCGGGCAAACCGGCAAGACCCCGAAGATTCAAAATCCATCCAAGGAGCCCTACACCATCTTTGTCGATAACGACATCCCCACCATCGAGCCTATTTCTATAGCATGCGAAGATTCGACGACAGACATAAAGTCTTTCATTTTCAATATCAAGGATAGCGACGGAATCGACAGCGTCGTGCTCTACTTCAGGGATTCGAAGATGATTTTCTTCCAAGAAGTGGCGCTCGCCTACTCCGCCAAAAAAGACTACTGGATTGTAGAATTCCCTGCCAACATCCGAGATTTTGACAGGCTCGATTACTACGTTCGTGTTACCGACGCGAGGGGCACATCGGTCCGCAACCCAAGCGAAAGGACACTCTCCACAGACGCTTGCCGCATCCATTACGTGGCCAACGACACAACCATTGCAGATACGACACTCGAAGATACAATCACGCCCTCGCCCCGCGACTCCATTGTGTACTCGCTCATTGCCGACACCGCCGAAATTTACGACAAGGATTTAGACGGCCACGCAGACTATGTGCGCATACACTTCAAAGAAGAACGCGACGACAATATCTCGAGCATCGACTCGGTGTTCTGGAATTCGAACCGTGGCGAATGGAGATTCGTCCCCGAAGGAATGATAAAGAAAAACCGCACAGACGGGAAATGGTTCGAGGGCTACATCAACACCCCGTACAAGTATGGCTTGACCAAGGCCGACTCCGTGCGCAAGCCCTTCCTCGGCTTTACAACGATCCATTCCGACAAGATGGAATATGTCATGCTCACCGACAAAGTCGGAGCTGTCCCCACAAAGGCAACCAAGAACCCCGGAAAGATGGGCCTTACGGAATACATGGACCCGAAAACGGATACACCGCCAGACACACTTATTGTCCGGCTCTCCGAACCGGTCACAAATATCGGCGACGAGAACGCCTGGGAAAAAATATTCCGCTACTCGACCTCTTGCAAAGACACGGCATCGCAACCTATCAGCCTCAAACATGCGCCACAAATCCGGGACAACGGGCAACAGTGGGTTCTCATCCTCGACGGTTATAACATCAATGCGGGCTTTTGCCTGTTCACCGACCCCGAAGCCCCCTACGAAGACCTTGTCGGGAACGCGCTCGGTCGCGGCGGTATCGAAATCGAAGGGAAAGACGGCATGTTCTACCTCGACGAAGTCAAGCCTGTGAAAGTGATCAGCGGCATAGGAAAAAATCAAGAATGGATACCGCCCGAAGGTTCCGATTGGGAAGCCCTCCCCGACAGCATATCGGCCATCAGCGTCAAGGCGAAATCTCCCTACACGGCCGAAGTCTACATTTTCGACGGAATCGCAACTTACGTGACGCATTTCGAGCAGAAATTCGGCTACAACGGCGAAATGGAAGACCCCAAGCGCGGCAATGCCAACGAAGCCGCCAAACTAGGATTCCTGCACTGGAACCAGCGTTCCGAGAAGGGGCGCAAGGTGGGTACGGGCATCTATATCTGGAAGATATTCTTCAAGTTCGAAGACGGCCACAAAGAAACAAGGACCGTCAAGACAGGCGTGTACCGGAAGAATCAAAAAAAAGGCCATTAG
- a CDS encoding MFS transporter, with translation MKLSKYPNVIAFLIFVFCSIFVQMGLFVHFQRWLSFSFEGSAFWWRSMLLQVAIFSPSIFMMPAASYFAGHFRKGRVMAWSSVGMVAAVIAIVVCYVAGAEWVAYGLLGLYGVFLAILTPAKLGIMKEMVESEDLVKINAWYMALSVLGTAGAAFFAMGLSGRPDSPVSIDLTLWIYLGLSVLASICCFCIKVGKMQTKLRMRSSRRNFAATWRHPIVRLSILGLSAFWGVTQIFLILIQNMTDMLNTAVIPISMFIVTMGYVFGSLSASWASKGFVETGLIPFSAVASSITMFALPFVHNGWLQAALYGIIGFCAGSAFVILRTVIQNFTRPDTAGRIHAVANMIQMAFLVLVMGGQTLLLIFTPVTLDYCFMILAVILALSFIMNLRHTPMPLLRAALRFAFAFVFRYRVKVVGVQNIPESGPVILVGPHFSFIDWAVLQMTSPRPLRIASNRNTFADWYQRWFSHGKFFININRRDPAPAMERIHEALKKGEAVVIFPEGEVSKKAFMSSFSLDYSKAFEDTNAPVVPFYIQGLWGSRYSHASESVNRPQAFNRVISVGYGKMLPANTPEETIHKELEFLGTDIWNVAMDHSQTIVPLWFKAMRKRRFRPILIDPAGNHVNGYGMIRLCHYFGRIIKSATKSDRHVGFMLPTSRDAALGIISILGTGKTSVNLNYSAPVDTILGCIDKADVKTVVTTHAFFDKLCAKNIAFSQIAGKCAMIYLDEEEAKISTVSKILSTAIIMACPGGLLRRLWFSAAKLNDDAVILFSSGSEGTPKGVELTHKNVISNAQQGDYVIKLCRTDVMTALLPLFHSFGFTLTFILPLLDGVPMVLCPDPTDIKTLARVCAQYKTTIMMGTPTFLRAIAINRWVHPMCLDSLRYIIAGAEKLRPEMREAFKLKFGKDIYEGYGCTELTPLTTINAPNVLLDDFLTMEKCSDPTSIGLPTPGAVCAIIDPETNEFLPQGAEGMLVVTGPQVMKGYLKDKEKTDNVILKIDGRRWYKTGDKCSITKDGFVLILGRYSRFAKLGGEMISLTAVELRIAETKVLEGSEFAVTAVADSSKGERIVLLVKGDLDTEEISRSLRKSGMPPLMLPGSVFCVNEIPKLGSGKWDFPGMKKMATELEENKKKTT, from the coding sequence ATGAAGCTGAGCAAATACCCGAACGTTATTGCCTTCCTGATATTCGTCTTTTGCAGTATTTTTGTGCAAATGGGGTTGTTCGTCCACTTCCAGCGCTGGCTGTCGTTCTCGTTCGAGGGCTCCGCATTCTGGTGGCGCAGCATGCTTCTTCAGGTCGCCATCTTCTCGCCAAGCATTTTCATGATGCCGGCAGCAAGCTATTTCGCCGGACACTTCCGCAAGGGCCGTGTCATGGCCTGGTCGTCGGTGGGGATGGTTGCGGCCGTTATCGCCATCGTTGTTTGTTATGTGGCAGGCGCCGAATGGGTGGCCTACGGCCTGCTTGGTCTTTACGGCGTTTTCCTCGCCATCCTCACTCCGGCAAAGCTCGGTATCATGAAGGAGATGGTCGAAAGCGAAGATCTGGTGAAAATCAATGCCTGGTACATGGCCCTTTCTGTGCTCGGTACGGCAGGCGCAGCATTCTTTGCGATGGGCCTTTCCGGCAGGCCGGACTCCCCCGTCAGCATCGATCTCACCCTCTGGATTTACCTCGGACTGAGCGTTCTTGCTAGCATCTGCTGTTTCTGCATCAAGGTGGGAAAGATGCAGACGAAGCTCCGGATGCGCTCCTCCCGCCGTAACTTCGCGGCCACCTGGAGGCACCCCATCGTCCGTCTTTCCATCCTGGGCCTTTCCGCATTCTGGGGCGTAACGCAGATCTTCCTCATCCTCATCCAGAACATGACGGACATGCTCAACACGGCGGTCATCCCCATCTCGATGTTCATCGTCACCATGGGCTACGTGTTCGGATCGCTCTCCGCCAGTTGGGCATCCAAGGGCTTTGTCGAAACAGGCCTCATCCCGTTCTCGGCTGTAGCATCCTCCATCACCATGTTCGCGCTCCCCTTTGTACACAACGGCTGGCTGCAGGCGGCACTCTACGGCATCATCGGCTTCTGTGCCGGTTCCGCATTTGTCATCTTGCGCACGGTCATCCAGAACTTCACCCGGCCCGACACGGCAGGGCGCATCCACGCCGTTGCGAACATGATCCAGATGGCGTTCCTCGTGCTCGTCATGGGCGGACAGACACTGCTCCTGATATTCACGCCGGTGACGCTGGATTACTGCTTCATGATTCTGGCAGTCATCCTCGCCCTCAGCTTCATCATGAACCTCCGGCACACCCCGATGCCGCTTTTGCGCGCCGCGCTCCGTTTCGCATTCGCCTTCGTATTCCGCTACCGCGTCAAGGTCGTTGGCGTCCAGAACATTCCGGAATCGGGCCCGGTCATTCTCGTGGGCCCGCATTTCAGCTTTATCGACTGGGCCGTGCTGCAGATGACATCGCCCAGGCCGCTCCGCATTGCAAGCAACCGCAACACGTTCGCCGACTGGTACCAGCGCTGGTTCTCGCACGGAAAGTTCTTCATCAACATCAACCGTCGCGACCCCGCCCCCGCAATGGAGCGCATCCACGAAGCACTGAAGAAGGGCGAAGCCGTCGTCATCTTCCCCGAAGGCGAAGTTTCCAAGAAAGCGTTCATGTCGTCGTTCTCGCTCGACTATTCGAAGGCTTTCGAAGACACGAACGCCCCGGTAGTCCCGTTCTACATCCAAGGGCTGTGGGGCAGCCGCTACAGCCACGCCTCCGAAAGCGTGAACCGCCCGCAGGCATTCAACCGCGTCATCAGCGTCGGATACGGCAAGATGCTTCCGGCAAACACGCCCGAAGAGACCATCCACAAGGAACTGGAATTCCTGGGGACCGACATCTGGAACGTCGCGATGGACCATTCACAAACGATTGTCCCGCTCTGGTTCAAGGCGATGCGCAAGCGCCGTTTCCGCCCAATCCTCATTGACCCCGCAGGCAACCACGTGAACGGCTACGGCATGATCCGCCTTTGCCACTATTTCGGTCGCATCATCAAGTCCGCCACCAAGAGCGACAGGCACGTTGGCTTCATGTTGCCCACGAGCAGGGATGCCGCCCTCGGCATCATCTCGATTCTCGGCACAGGCAAGACTAGCGTGAACCTGAACTATTCCGCTCCGGTCGACACCATCCTCGGCTGCATCGACAAGGCCGACGTAAAAACGGTTGTCACGACGCACGCCTTCTTCGACAAGCTCTGCGCAAAGAACATCGCCTTCTCGCAGATTGCGGGCAAGTGCGCGATGATATACCTGGACGAAGAAGAAGCAAAGATTTCTACAGTAAGCAAGATCCTTTCGACAGCGATTATCATGGCCTGTCCGGGAGGACTCCTGCGCAGGCTCTGGTTCTCGGCAGCGAAGTTGAACGACGATGCCGTCATCCTGTTCAGTTCGGGTTCCGAAGGCACGCCCAAGGGTGTCGAGCTTACGCACAAGAACGTCATCTCGAATGCGCAGCAGGGTGACTACGTCATAAAGCTCTGCCGCACGGACGTCATGACGGCGCTGCTCCCGCTGTTCCATTCCTTCGGCTTTACGCTCACCTTCATCTTGCCGCTTTTGGACGGCGTGCCGATGGTGCTCTGCCCCGACCCGACCGACATCAAGACGCTCGCCCGCGTGTGCGCCCAGTACAAGACCACCATCATGATGGGTACGCCCACGTTCCTGCGCGCCATCGCCATCAACCGCTGGGTCCACCCGATGTGCCTTGATTCGCTGCGCTACATTATCGCCGGTGCCGAAAAGCTCCGCCCCGAAATGCGCGAAGCGTTCAAGCTCAAGTTCGGCAAGGACATTTACGAAGGTTACGGCTGCACGGAACTTACGCCGCTTACGACAATCAATGCGCCCAACGTGTTGCTCGACGACTTCCTCACAATGGAAAAATGCAGCGACCCCACAAGTATCGGGCTCCCGACCCCGGGTGCCGTATGCGCCATCATCGACCCCGAAACGAACGAATTCTTGCCGCAAGGCGCAGAGGGCATGCTTGTCGTGACCGGCCCGCAAGTGATGAAAGGTTATCTGAAAGACAAAGAAAAGACCGACAATGTCATCCTCAAAATCGATGGCCGCCGCTGGTACAAGACGGGCGACAAGTGCTCCATCACGAAGGACGGATTCGTGTTGATTCTCGGACGTTACAGCCGTTTCGCGAAACTCGGCGGAGAAATGATTTCGCTTACCGCCGTAGAACTCCGCATAGCCGAAACGAAGGTGCTCGAAGGTTCGGAATTTGCAGTGACGGCCGTTGCCGACTCGTCGAAGGGCGAACGTATCGTACTGCTGGTCAAGGGAGACCTCGATACCGAAGAAATTTCACGCAGTTTGCGCAAGTCGGGCATGCCTCCCCTGATGCTCCCCGGCTCGGTATTCTGCGTCAACGAAATTCCGAAGCTCGGTTCCGGGAAATGGGATTTCCCCGGAATGAAGAAGATGGCGACAGAACTCGAAGAGAACAAGAAAAAGACAACCTAA
- a CDS encoding manganese efflux pump, which yields MGIVEIIIIAIVEAMDCFAVAIATGLSKSGIPYSRAMLQAVSFGVFQGVMTLLGYFLGSFAERWFNAIGTPIACTILCILGARMIWGAVRGDTGEEEGEKIAAKNLSITNILLLSVATSIDAFAVGISFAFVNANMVFATSAIALASFAMGVIGYEAGRHAAKKFKTKIPEIIAGIILIAIGIKLVVAG from the coding sequence ATGGGAATCGTAGAAATCATCATCATCGCAATTGTCGAAGCGATGGACTGTTTCGCAGTCGCCATCGCCACGGGGCTTTCCAAGTCGGGCATTCCTTACAGCCGGGCCATGCTCCAAGCGGTCAGTTTCGGCGTTTTCCAAGGCGTGATGACACTCCTCGGGTATTTTCTCGGCAGCTTTGCTGAACGCTGGTTCAACGCCATCGGGACTCCCATCGCCTGCACCATCCTCTGCATTTTAGGGGCGCGCATGATCTGGGGAGCCGTCCGCGGAGATACCGGCGAAGAAGAAGGTGAAAAAATCGCTGCGAAGAACCTCTCGATTACAAATATTCTTCTCCTTTCTGTGGCCACAAGCATCGACGCTTTTGCTGTAGGCATTTCGTTCGCCTTTGTGAATGCAAACATGGTCTTTGCCACATCGGCTATCGCGTTAGCAAGCTTTGCCATGGGAGTCATCGGTTACGAAGCTGGCCGCCATGCCGCAAAAAAATTCAAGACAAAAATCCCGGAGATTATCGCCGGGATTATTCTTATTGCAATCGGTATAAAATTGGTGGTTGCCGGTTAG